The Thalassotalea sediminis genome includes the window CCGCAGGCGCTGCTGCTTTTGATGAAACATCACCGAAATAATAAACAAAGCCGATTTTGCTAATAAAGTCAGTATAGTCATTATCAAATTGATATAATCCTTGGCCTTCCACATAAACCGCGGCATTTTCACTGAGGTAGTGACGGTAACCAGCACCTACTCCTGCAGAAAGATCGGAGTGATCTACATCTAAAAAGTTAGCGCCAGTAACGACATAAAAGCTTTTTTGGTATGGGAAATAAAGTAAATCTAAGGCTGCATTTGTGCCTGAAGATACGTCATAACCGTCTTTTTCTGTGTCTAAGTTAATATATGAATATGAAAGTCGAGCTTCAAAATCTGCTGAGAATCTGTAACCAAGTTCAACGCCAACACCTGAGCCATGATCTAAAGAAGAGTTTGGTGAGTTTGTGATTAAGCGATCGTCATCTGTTTTAATGTAAATACCGTGAGCGCCTAAGTAGTTTTTACCAACAAGATCTTCAGCATTTGGTTGTTCGTTTGCGAACGTATTAAGTGAAGTAAATGAAGTTAGGGCTAGAGTTACGCCTAAAGTTGCGAGCGAAAAAGTGCGCATGTAGTCATCCTTAATTAATAATATCAAAAATCAACGCTTTCTAACGTTGTTATCAGTGGTAATTTTATCGTATTTGAGGCAACTTTCCACTGGTGATTAGTGATTTTCTTGCTTAAGTTTAATTATTAAATCGATATGGGGGATTAATTCTTCAATTTCGCGGATATGATCTCGTAATGATCGCCACTGATTTAGCTCAAGCTTACCTGAATCAAGTATTGCTTGTTTAAGTTCACTAACAAGAGAGTTTTCGTCTTGCTGCTCGATAAATTCGTTAATGCGCAATAATTCGTCGAGATCATGTTGGCTGATAATTTCCAGTTCTTTGTCTGTTGACATGTAAACTACCTAAGTCACTTTGGTGAGTTAAGTATAATCTTCAATACAAAAAGATCGAATTATCAGCCATTGCGATAGTTAAGAGGTCGCAAAGCTGCTTAATTGTTCGCCATCCATTCTATAACCTATCCATTCTGGTTGCGGTTTTGCGCCTAAAGATTCATAAAATTCTCGTGATGGTGTATTCCAATCTAAACAACTCCATTCGAACCTTCCGCAACCCTTTTCTACAGCAATTTGAGCTAAGTGCTTTAATAGTCCAATACCTGCACCTTTGCCTCGAAACTCTGGAGAAACGTAAAGATCTTCTAAGTAAAGGCCTGGTTTGGCTAACCACGTTGAATAATTATAGAAATAAACAGCAAAGCCAATTGCATTGCCATTTAGTTCACAAATTAAGCCATAAACACCCGTATTGTCACCGAACATGCTTGTTTCTATGGTTGCTACAGTGGCGTGAACTTCTGATTCTGCTTTTTCGTATATCGCTAACTCGCGAATAAAATGTAAAATGGTGCCTGCATCGCTTTTAACTGCGGGTCTTATTGAAATTGTCATTGTGTTTTCCTCTACAATATAGGTTTTATATGGCGCTAGTGTAACAGTTTTAACAGGCTCTTTAATTGAAATTCTGCATGGTTAACTGTATAGGTAGTATTAATAGGGGATTGTATCTGTTTTAATGCTGAACATTTTTTTATAGTAGTGGTCTATGTGTTGCAGGTTTTATTCAAGAGAGTACGTTGAGTTTTATGAAAATTAGTCAATTGGTTAATACGAGTGTCATCGCTGTTTTTGCATTATTAACGTTTGCTACATATGCGCAAGATGTTAGTGAGCAAGCACAATCAACAGCTAAGTACGCGGTAAATAAGTATGCCGAAGCAATGGTAGATAGCTTAGCTGAACTGGTAAAGCATAATACGGTTGCAAAAGAGGGGGTTCCCTCAGATGAAAACCCCGTCCATATTGCGTTTAAAAAAGAGCTAAAACGACAAGCTGATGCGCTTGGTTTAGATTATAAAGACGATGGCTACGTTGTTATAATCGGTTTAGGTGAAAGTAAAGAGCGTGTTGGCATTATTACCCATGGTGACATTCAACCTGTAAACCCTACTAAATGGAAAAAGTCTCCGTTTGAATTAGATCGCACTTCCGAGCCGGGTAAACTTATCGGTCGAGGCACAGAAGATGATAAGGGCCCAATCGCAACAGCGTTATACGCGATGAAATCAATAAAAGATCTGGAACTTCCCTTAAGTAAACGCCTTGAATTGTACATCTATATGGCCGAGGAATCAGATTGGCAGCCGCTAATAGACTATGTGGCTCATCATGAATTACCACAAACGAATATTACGCTTGATGCTGAATACCCCGTAGTTACGGCTGAGAAGGGGTATGGTACTTTGAAAATTGCTTTTAATAAGGTAGAAAAGCAAACGTTTGATACGTATGTGAGTGTCTTTGAAGGCGGCTATTTTGGTTCACAAATTCCAGAAGATGCTAAAGCAGTAGTTGAAAATGCAGATATTCGACTGCTAGAAAAGTTAATGCATAAAGCACAGTCTTACCAAGGTATTAATTTTGATTTTACACTTGAAGGTAGTCGGCTGACTATTACCGCATTGGGTAAATCTGCACACTCTTCTAAGCCGCAAGAGGGCGTCAATGCAATCCCTTATTTGGCTGATTTACTTGCTGAACATCGGTGGCCCAATAATGGTGCAGGAACGTTAGTAAATTTTATTAATGACAATATTGGCTTAGGTTTGGAAGGCAAGAAATTCGGCAATATCGCATATCGAGACGATTTTATGGGGCCGATGACAGTATCACCTACTGTGATCAAGCAACATAAAGATAGTCTTGAATTGAACATTAATATTCGTCGTCCAAAAGGTAAAACGGCGTCTACGCTACGAGATGAAATTACCCAGGCGATTGCAACGTGGAAACTACAAAACCTCGCCGATATTACTGAATTAGATCATCAAATAGGTGATCCGTTTGTGCAATCACAGGCGCCGCATATTGCTACCTTGTTATCAGTGTTTAAGCATTATACAGGTATTCAAGACGCTAAGCCTATTTCTATAGGTGGTGGTACTAATTCTCGACTGTTTCCTAGTGCGGTTGCTTTTGGTCCATCAATGCCCGGTAAAAAATACACGGGTCACTCAGAGCATGAGTTTATTACAAAGGAACAATTTGTATTGAATTTACAAATGTATACTGCAGTTTTAGTCGAGTTGGCTCAGTAATGCTTTATTAGCATTGAAATTTATGCAGAGACGCTTCATGTGGTAACTTTGTTTACTAGAACGTATTGAACTTTCATGTTTGATTTTACCGCAATTTGTTTGGTATTTATACAAGGTGGCGCTTGCGCGTGTAGTTATTCTACTTAAGTAAAGCGTTAACACAGTAGAAGTGCCAAACAGGTGCAGCCCGAAGGGGGCAACTAAACGCCTCCTGCTCTTTGTTACTTAAACAAACCATAGAATGACTATGCAATAATCCAAGTGCCGCGTTCAGAAGGCGTTTATTTTGAACAACACTCAAACAGCAAAGAACAACACGTTCTAAACACATTACCGCTGATTTCATTCATTATTAATGCTCGTCTAAACATTTGGCAATGAAGGGGACCTCACTTTTTGCCATAAAACCTTCTAATACTAAAATGTTTAACCAAAACATTAACAGTGCGAACAAAAAGCTAAAGTTGAAAAAAATGATAACGGCGGGCAGTATGGCAAGAATAAATATGACAGCATAACGACCATAAAAGTCTGTATTCTTTTCTTCATTAAAGAGTTCAATGGCACATCGAATACGTTTAATCTTGTCCGCAGCGCTTAAATTACGCAACGTCGGATGATTCCATAAAAATAAGTAGTGCATGTATTTATTCCCTTAAAACCGACACATCGAAGTACTCGATAAATTAAACACTAGCAATTTTGTTTTAACTTATCAATATGAGGCCAGATAAAAGCAAAAGAGTGGTCTACCACTTGTATTCTAAATGGATCTAAAAATGATGACGCTAGCACCGTGACAGCTTAATGCGTATCATGTGTTTATTGGCTAATTGAAAATGAATATAACATGAAAACTTGTATTGTAACTGGCGGCAGCTCGGGTATTGGATTGAGCATTGTAAAAGCGTTTATTGATAAGGGATATCGTGTCTGCAATTTAGATTTAACGGATGGAGGTGTAGGAGAGTTTTATCAGTGCGATGTTACAGAACATCAATCAGTACATAATGTTATTTCTAATATCGCTAAACAATCGGCTATCGACGTTTTAGTGTCAAATGCTGGAATACACTTCTCAGCAAATATCGAAGATACTTCTCCAGATGATCTGCAAAAGGTATTTGATATTAATGTTAAGGGAGCATACTCAGCAGTACAGTCAGTTTTACCGATAATGAAACGCGAGAATAAAGGCGCGATTATTATTATGGCCTCAGACCAAGCGTTAATTGCTAAACAGAATTCATTTGCCTATAACTTGAGTAAAGCTGCGCTTGCATCGATGGCAAAAACAACCGCACTTGATTATGCAGCATTTAACATTAGAGCAAATGCGGTATGCCCTGGCACAATAGAGACACCTTTATATCACAATGCGATTAATGCTTATTGTCAGCGCTCAGGGGCCGATAAATCAGCTGTTCACCAAGAAGAAGCAAGTTTACAACCTTTAAATCGCTTAGGGCAGCCTGAAGAAGTTGCAGCATTAGTAACGTTCCTCGCATCAGATGAGGCAAGTTTTATTACTGGGAGTCTACAAGTTATAGATGGCGGCTATACAGCGCAATAATATGACGATTAAAGTAATTGACCCACATATACACTTGTTTGATTTAACTGCGGGTGATTATCATTGGTTAAAGCCTGAAAATCCGCCTTTTTGGCAAGACAAAGCGCTTATTTATCGCTCTTTTTCTTGTCGCGATATCTGTTTAGATTCACCATTATCGCTTAACGGCGTGGTGCATATTGAAGCTGGCTTTGACAACCAAAACCCCCAAAGAGAAATTGAATATTTGCAACGCTCTGTCAAGCTACCTTTTTCTTCGGTTGCTTTAGCTGATATCACACTAGCGCCTGACTTATTTGCTCAAGCAATTGAAGGGTTATTGACTCATAATACTGTGGTTGGCGTTCGTTACATTTTGGATGAGCAAGCATTAGCAATATTGTCATTGTCGCATGTACAAGTAAATTTGGAATTGTTAGCACATAAAGGACTAGTTTTTGATTGCCAAATGCCAATTGCCAATAAAAAAGCAGTATCAAAGCTTTGTGAAATATTAACTTTAGTGCCTACACTTAAGGTGGTTATTAATCACGCTGGATCACCGCATGAACTAGATAAAGCAGCGGATGATAATCATTGGTATCAGGGCCTTAAAATGCTTTCGGTATTCCCTACTGTTGCTATTAAATGTTCTGGTTGGGAAATGATATCGAGAAGTTATTCTGTAACTCTATTGCGTGAGATGACATTGACTTGCGTGGATGTCTTTGGGCTAGAACGCGTTATGCTGGCGAGTAATTTCCCGCTGTGCTTATTCTCACAGCCATATCAAACCTATTGGCAGATTGTAGTTGATGCAATACCAAACTCATTATTAGATAACTTGTGCTACCTGAATGCTAAAAAGTGGTATAACGTAGGATAATATACTAAAAAATTGTATTCGAGTGGTTTAATGGATAAGTTTGATAAGAAAATTTTGGAAATTCTTCAAAAAGATTGCACCTTGTCAGTGAGTGATGTTGCTTCTCAAGTTGGATTATCTACAACACCTTGTTGGCGTCGTATACAGGCGCTTGAAAAAAATGGTGTTATAAAAGGGCGAGTTGCGTTAGCTGATCCTGAGCAGTTAAATGTAGGGTTAACCGTATTTGTTATGGTAAAAACTAATCAACATAATCCACAATGGTTAGAAGCCTTTGGAAAAATAGCTGAAGAGTTTACTGAAATCATTGAGTTCTATCGTATGAGTGGTGAGGTTGATTACTTGCTGCGCGTTGTGGTTTCAGATATGAAAGCCTACGATAGCTTTTACAAGAAACTTATCGATAGAGCGAGTTTCGCTGATATTAGCTCTAGCTTTGCTATGGAAGAAATCAAATATACGACGGCATTGCCTGTAAATTATGTGTAATGAACTCCTTCTAGTCATTTATGTTTTTTAGTGTGTAGTTTCCCGTTTAGGCCGGTATCACCATTTGTTGTTATCACTATTTCTTGATAAATATTAGATTGTTAATGCACTTTAAACGTTGAATATTGACGCACTTGTAGCGTCTGTTTTAGATATTAGCAAATAGGAAAACTTATCGTGAATGAGTTTTCGTTATATTTCCTAGAAAACTTTTCAGATAATCCAAGACTATTTACGTCAAAACAACGATAATATCGTCAATATACTTGTTTACCTGTTTTGGATTTTTTCATGGAAATTAACGTCAACTTTCTGGATAACTTGCGTGTTGAAGCCAAGTTTGATGATTTTTCTGTTATTGCTGATCAACCTATCCGTTATAAAGGTGATGGTTCAGCGCCTAGTCCTTTTGATTATTTTCTCGCATCATCCGCATTGTGTGCCGCTTATTTTATTAAAGTTTATTGTAAGTCGCGCGATATTTCGACCGATGGTATTCGTTTATCGCAGAATAATATTGTTGATCCTGAAGATCGGTATAACCAAACATTCCAAATTCAGGTAGAAATACCTGAACGCATATCAGAAAAAGATCGTAAAGGCATGTTGCGGTCTGTTGAACGTTGTACGGTAAAAAAAGTAATTCAAACCGGGCCGACTTTTAGTGTTGAAGCCGTTGATAATTTAGAGCAAGATGCACAAGCAATGTTGACCGACTTCTCTAGTAGCGGCGAGGCGACATTCATTGAAGGTAAAGATTTACCTTTAGAAAAAACCATCGAAAATATGACGCAGAAGCTTGCTGAACTAGGCATGAAAATTGAAGTTGCATCATGGCGAAATATTGTCCCCCATGTGTGGTCATTACATATTCGTGATGCAGCATCACCCATGTGTTTTACGAATGGTAAAGGTGCAACGAAAGAAAGTGCGTTATGTTCTGCGTTAGGTGAGTTTATTGAACGATTAAGTTGTAACTTTTTCTATAACGATCAGTTTCTGGGTTTAGACATCGCTAACAGCGAGTTTGTGCATTACCCTTGTGAAAAATGGTTCAAACCGGGGATCAATGATGAATTACCAACCGAGATTTTGGATGAATACTGTTTAGATATTTATAATCCGGATGGTGAACTACGCGGCTCCCATTTAATTGATACCAATTCTGGCAATAAAGAGCGCGGTATTTGTTCGATTCCTTATACAAGACATTCTGATGGTCAAACGGTTTACTTCCCTTCTAATTTGATTGAAAACCTTTTTCTCAGCAATGGTATGAGTGCCGGTAATAATCAGCAAGAAGCAAAAGTACAATGTTTATCTGAAATCTTTGAAAGAGCTGTTAAGCGTCAGATCATTGAACAAGAACTTGTGTTACCAGATGTTCCCGAATCAGTAATCGCTAAATACCCAGATATTGAAGAAGGGATCCGTGCATTAGAGGCACAGGGGTTCCCTATTGTTGTTAAAGATGCTTCTCTTGGTGGTCAATTTCCTGTTATGTGTGTCACGTTGATGAACCCAAAAACAGGGGGAGTATTTGCTTCTTTTGGTGCTCACCCGAGCTTTGAGGTTGCGCTTGAGCGAAGCTTAACAGAACTATTGCAAGGTAGAAGTTTTGAAGGCTTGAATGATGTTCAACGCCCGACATTTAATAGCATGGCGGTATCCGAGCCTGAGAACTTTGTTGAACATTTTATTGATTCTACTGGCGTTATTTCATGGCGTTTCTTTAGTGCGAAGCATGACTTTGATTTTCATGAGTGGGATTTCTCAGGAACTAATGAAGAAGAATGCAGCACGTTATTCTCAATTTTAACTCAAATGGGCAAAGAAGTTTATGTGGCAGAATTCACTGAAATTGGTGAAGCATGCCGCATCTTAGTACCTGACTTCTCCGAAGTTTACCCTGTTGAAGATCTGATTTGGGATAACACAAATAAAGCCTTACAGTATCGAGAAGATATTTTAAACCTACATCGTTTATCAGATGATGATTTAGCCGCTTTGGTAACACGTTTAGAAGAGAGTCAGTTAGATAATTATATTGATATTATTACGCTGATCGGTATTGAATTTGACGAAAATACAGTTTGGGGACAATTAACCATTCTTGAACTTAAAATACTCATATATTTAGCACTAGGTGCCATTGAGGAAGCGATGGAGTTGGTTGGTGAGTTTCTACAATATAATGACAATACCGTAGAGCGAGGTTTGTTTTATCAAGCAATGCAGGCAACTCTTGAAGTTGCCTTATCCGAAGAGCTGGATATTGAGGATTATTTAACCAATTTTACCCGCATGTTTGGTAAAGATACGATGGACAATGTTATTGGTTCGATAAATGGCGATGTGCGATTTTATGGTTTAACACCCACGAATATGGCATTACAAGGGCTTGATAAACATTTACGACTTATCGATAGCTATAAAAAACTGCATAAAGCGAGAGCAGAAAAAGCAGCTAGTCAATAACATTGTATGCAATTAATTTGCGATTGCGTTGATAGGCGTGCCTTCATCACGTGAACTATTTTGCCAAAATTAACGGGAAACTCTCTTTAGTTTTGGCTGATACATAACAACAACCATGACATGGATGTAGTAAATGACTCAAGTAAATAGCCATATAATCATCTTACTTACGTTACTTCCGTTGATTTTTTCGTTAGCAAGTCATGCGGAGAAACTAGACAATCAAGCAACGCCAGCAACAGAAGAAGATACAGACTTTTGGGCAGAGCTTTTAACAAGTGGGCAAGCATTTAAAGAGAAAAAATGCCACCCTAAAGGCATGTTTTTCAGGTGTATCTCAGGATACGAACCGTCTTATTTTGGTTATGTTGGTCGAGATAAAAAGCACCTTGATGGTTCTCATTTAGAATTTAAAGTTTCTATAAAATACCCATTATGGGGCAGTTTAGTAGACATTGGTGCTAAAAACGCACCAGATGAGCGTTCTCAGGCGGTTTACTTTGCTTACACTGGGCAATATGATTTTTATTTTGGCTCACGTTATTCGGCACCCGTTATTTCGCGACAGCAAAACCCAGGGATTTTTTATAAATATGAATATGAATCTCGAGATAGTGGTTATAAGAGCTTTTCACTAGGCTATTTTCATGAATCTAATGGTCAAGAGATTGATGATAAACCCCTTTTTGATAATAAAGTGGATGAGCTACTCGACAAAATTTGTCGAGACGAACAAACAGATAATTGCTTGAGTGATGCTTACAATCACAAACGTGCTCGTTCAATGGCAACAGATTACTTGAGTCGTGGCTGGGATTATCTCGCTGCGTCTACCAAGTATACGTTATTGCACCGTCGAGATTTGTTTGGCCGTCGTATTGGCGTACAAACAGATTTTTATTTAACTGCCAAAGCTTATTTTAATTGGCAAGGGCTTGGTGCAGTAAAGGGCAGAGAAGAAAATATTAATTGGTTAAATGGTATTGATAACCCGAAAGATAAGGTTTATGACTATCGTACTTTTCAGTTAACTATAAACAGAAAGTTAGATTATCAAGGCTGTGCGGATATAGCTGATAATGACTGCTATAGTGGGCAGGGAAAACAAAATTGGTTAGATTACCTTGCTGATAATACAGAGTGGAGTTTAACTGTCTCTTCTGGCAATAAACTTAATAATTTGTCTTACCGTTTAGATTTTATTCATCACTTTGCTGGCTTATTTCCACTAAAGCTGACTTATTTCAACGGGTATGGTGAAAATATCTCTACTTATCAAGAAAAGAGTCATTACTGGATGATCGGAATTGATTTGTGGTGATTATGCGGTGCTCTTGACTACCTTAACGCATTAAAAATGCAGTAATTTGTAATTTAACTTGATAGGAAAATAAATTACTGCATAAATATTTACTCTGCATAAGGCTATATGTTGCTATTGATCAGCCAACCAATAAAGAGTACTTGGGGAACGGTAATTAAGGGCAAAAATAGTGCAATTTTCCAACTTTTCATCGTGTCTTTAATGACCATCACTTCGGTGTAATCTGTTGCTGCCCCCGCCATCAAAAATGTAAATGCATTACCAGGAGCATTAGCGCGCGTTACTAAGTCGGCGGCAATGGGGGTTGAACCTTCTGAGCAAACTTCAATAATGGTTGCTGCGAGTAATGTTAGTAATAATCCGCCCGTCGTAGCGCCAAACCAAACGTTAAAGCTTTCTGGTGGCACAAAGGCGCGTACAAAGGCTACGAGAACGACACCAACCATTACCCAACGAAACACCATTTTTGAACCTTTAATACCTTCAATTAACATAGCAAAGGTTGCTTTCGGTGTATAATCCGCTTCCTTAGTTAAGGTTTTAAGTACCGCTTTTAAATCAAAATCATCATCAATTGTATGACTATTTGGGTTTGTAGGTAATGTGCCATTTTCTTCAAGACAATCAAAAATATAACCACTTATCCAAGCGATGACTAGCGATAAGGCAATAAAGGCGAGAGTCCATTGCCAACCAATTAGGCCAATCAAAATGAGTGTTAATGTAAATGAATTCCAGGGGCTAGCGATAATAAAAGCCATGACTTGTCCAAGACTTGCACCGCGCTCGTATAACTTCATACCGACCATTAAAATTCCGTGATTACAAAGATCTAAAAAAAGTCCGGCTAGGGTTGCTCTAAAGAGTCCTTTTTTGGTGTGCCCTTGACCTAAGGTTGCGATGACAACATCTCGCGGAATTCTATTTAACCAGCCCACAGCAAAGACACCTAGTGCCATACCTATCCACATTGCATGCATCATTTCAACAGAGGTTTGACTCATGATGTAATACCATTTGTCACTGGGCTCTTGTAACCAATAACCAATAAAAGCCACAACAACAAAGAATGTTGATCCCCATAACAACCAATCAAACGATGATTGCTGTGTATTGCAACAACTTGTCGATTGTGTTCGATGTTGATTATGCTCAGGTGGCACGTTTGGTGTGCGTTCTTTTTTACTCTCGCAACAATTAGACACTTTGCTCACCTCCATTATTAAGATCTTCTATTAGGTGGCAAACATGGTGACCTGTTGGCACGCAGTCGGGTAATGATTGCCAGCGGTTTGTGGCGTTCTTCATTTTGTTATACGTTTGCTGCATTGCGTCAATTTTACGTTTTGTTTCCGCTAATCGTTGTTGCATTATTTTACGTACTTTTTGGCAAGGAGAGTTTCCTTGTTGTGATTCGTTAATAATCAATTGAATATCACTGAGTGAAAAACCCAACGACTTAGCCTGTACAATAAACTGTAAACGCTGTTCATCCGCTAAACTGTAGTCTTTGTAGTTATTGATGGGGTCACTTGTCGGTGTTAGTAAACCTATTCTTGTATAATGTCTTACAGTATCAACATTAACATGATTGCGGTTTGCAAGTTGCTTTACGCGCATAATTGACTCCTTTTTACCAATGTTGAAATCATACCATTGTCAATAAAGCGCTAAGCGCTTTGCTATTTGGATTGATACCACTATAAAGCTATGAGCAACTCACAGGTCAACAGTTATTCTACGCATTTTTTGAACAGAGAAAAGGAATGATGAAGTCTATTTTTCTTAAAGTACTAATATAATAATTCAAAACAGTGACTTACAAAGGTAAAACGGAACGTATTAAGCGGGTGTTAAGTAACCAATATTACTGAGCATTACATCATCAAATATACCAACAACGTCACCTATGACTATTAATGTTGGTGGTTTAATGTTTTCGTTTATTACCGTTGCTTCAAGCGACTGTAGTGTGCTGCGAAAAACTCGTTGTTCAGGCGTTGTTCCTTTATAGATAAGTGCTGCAGGCGTATTTTTATCTCTACCTGCTTTAGCGAGTTGTTGGGAAATAACAGGCACGCTTTTTACACCCATATAAAAGACTATCGTTTGTTTACTGTCACTTAACGTATGCCAAGGTAAGTCAAGCTCACCGCAATCTTTAACATGACCAGTAATAAACGTGCAGCTTTGAGCGGTTTGACGGTGTGTTAACGGAATGCCGACATAACTCGTGCACGCTGACGCGGCGGTCATTCCTGGTACTATATGACAGGCTATTCCATGATTTAATGCATATAGAGCTTCCTCACCACCGCGGCCGAATACAAACGGGTCGCCCCCTTTTAGCCTCAACACTTTTTTACCGGCCTGAGCATGTTCAACAAGCAAGCGATTAATTCCGTCTTGCGGTACACGATGTTCAGCTTGTTTCTTGCCAACATAGATACAGTCGCAATCTTCAGGCAAGAGTGCCATGATCTCCTTGCTAACTAATCTATCGTATATGGCAACTTCGGCTTGCGTGATAAAACGATATGCTTGAATTGTTAATAGATCAGGATCCCCAGGGCCAGCGCCAACGAGGGCAACTTCGCCACCGAGAAAGGGTTGTTTATTGTGAGGATTATATACTGACATGCTTAAATATTGCATCAAAAGAACGTATTGTATCGTTTTCTTAATTACCGCGCTATGTCGTGAACAGATGAATTTGTTCAAATTTATAACATGTTCGCTTTTCCTCTTGTTAAATGTTGCAAAAGCTAAGCAATCATTTAAGGTTGAAAGAGGGAGCGGGTTAATCATTTATATTATCAAACAGAACGATGGCAGAAGGTATACATGCAATTACTGGTTAAAAAATACCTATTAAAAGCTTCATTATTAGCAGGGCTAAGCCTTTTACTTGGATTGGTATTGTCGTTTATGGTTTATCGAGCCAATGAACAAGTAAAAACCCAAACCGTTGATGTGGTTAAAAATCGTTTACCAATTCTTGCTGCAATAAATGAGCTTATTGCCGACTTGAGTGAACAAGAGCGTATCGTTTATGAATATTACCGCTCAAAAGAGCAAGATATTTTTTTAGCGTCCTCTGAAAGCATTCAAAATACGTTTACAATGCATCTAAATGCGTTAAAAAACCAGCAAAGTATTGCTAAAGAAACACAACAAATAACGTCGCAACAGCACGAAATCATTGAACTTTTCCGTCAGTTTGATCAACAGATGGATGTGATAGACCCAGATTGGGATCAATTAAGGGTTATACTTGCTACTATTTCAGATAAACGAATAAACATGTTGCCAACGCTGAAGCGTATTGAAAATATGACAACAGAGCAGGTAGATAGCGGTCATAAACTAACACTTGAACAGATAGATAAAACTGCGCTACTTGTTGGCTTATATAGTATTTTTATTATTGCAACTGCCATTATCGTGGCTTGGTATATTAGGCGATATATTCTGACGCAGACAAAAAGCACACGTTTAGCCCATTTTGCTCAACGTAATCCTAACCCGATTATAAGTGTT containing:
- a CDS encoding SDR family NAD(P)-dependent oxidoreductase, which translates into the protein MKTCIVTGGSSGIGLSIVKAFIDKGYRVCNLDLTDGGVGEFYQCDVTEHQSVHNVISNIAKQSAIDVLVSNAGIHFSANIEDTSPDDLQKVFDINVKGAYSAVQSVLPIMKRENKGAIIIMASDQALIAKQNSFAYNLSKAALASMAKTTALDYAAFNIRANAVCPGTIETPLYHNAINAYCQRSGADKSAVHQEEASLQPLNRLGQPEEVAALVTFLASDEASFITGSLQVIDGGYTAQ
- a CDS encoding OmpA family protein, which translates into the protein MRTFSLATLGVTLALTSFTSLNTFANEQPNAEDLVGKNYLGAHGIYIKTDDDRLITNSPNSSLDHGSGVGVELGYRFSADFEARLSYSYINLDTEKDGYDVSSGTNAALDLLYFPYQKSFYVVTGANFLDVDHSDLSAGVGAGYRHYLSENAAVYVEGQGLYQFDNDYTDFISKIGFVYYFGDVSSKAAAPAAKPNKPANKAKPQQAKLPLDSDKDGVADAVDKCKNTPVTDKVNSVGCTLFMEREKVMELLVNFDHDAYAVKPNALPEIERAANFLKQYPHVSITINGHTSSLGDAKYNQGLSQKRAQAIVDILVNDFAIDANRLSAEGHGESELLDTANTAAAHAKNRRIEARIVGKTKTAVKR
- a CDS encoding amidohydrolase family protein → MTIKVIDPHIHLFDLTAGDYHWLKPENPPFWQDKALIYRSFSCRDICLDSPLSLNGVVHIEAGFDNQNPQREIEYLQRSVKLPFSSVALADITLAPDLFAQAIEGLLTHNTVVGVRYILDEQALAILSLSHVQVNLELLAHKGLVFDCQMPIANKKAVSKLCEILTLVPTLKVVINHAGSPHELDKAADDNHWYQGLKMLSVFPTVAIKCSGWEMISRSYSVTLLREMTLTCVDVFGLERVMLASNFPLCLFSQPYQTYWQIVVDAIPNSLLDNLCYLNAKKWYNVG
- a CDS encoding Lrp/AsnC family transcriptional regulator; amino-acid sequence: MDKFDKKILEILQKDCTLSVSDVASQVGLSTTPCWRRIQALEKNGVIKGRVALADPEQLNVGLTVFVMVKTNQHNPQWLEAFGKIAEEFTEIIEFYRMSGEVDYLLRVVVSDMKAYDSFYKKLIDRASFADISSSFAMEEIKYTTALPVNYV
- a CDS encoding dipeptidase, yielding MKISQLVNTSVIAVFALLTFATYAQDVSEQAQSTAKYAVNKYAEAMVDSLAELVKHNTVAKEGVPSDENPVHIAFKKELKRQADALGLDYKDDGYVVIIGLGESKERVGIITHGDIQPVNPTKWKKSPFELDRTSEPGKLIGRGTEDDKGPIATALYAMKSIKDLELPLSKRLELYIYMAEESDWQPLIDYVAHHELPQTNITLDAEYPVVTAEKGYGTLKIAFNKVEKQTFDTYVSVFEGGYFGSQIPEDAKAVVENADIRLLEKLMHKAQSYQGINFDFTLEGSRLTITALGKSAHSSKPQEGVNAIPYLADLLAEHRWPNNGAGTLVNFINDNIGLGLEGKKFGNIAYRDDFMGPMTVSPTVIKQHKDSLELNINIRRPKGKTASTLRDEITQAIATWKLQNLADITELDHQIGDPFVQSQAPHIATLLSVFKHYTGIQDAKPISIGGGTNSRLFPSAVAFGPSMPGKKYTGHSEHEFITKEQFVLNLQMYTAVLVELAQ
- a CDS encoding GNAT family N-acetyltransferase — its product is MTISIRPAVKSDAGTILHFIRELAIYEKAESEVHATVATIETSMFGDNTGVYGLICELNGNAIGFAVYFYNYSTWLAKPGLYLEDLYVSPEFRGKGAGIGLLKHLAQIAVEKGCGRFEWSCLDWNTPSREFYESLGAKPQPEWIGYRMDGEQLSSFATS